Below is a window of Hydrogenispora ethanolica DNA.
ATCTGGCAGCCGGTATGGCTGGAGCCGGTCCACCGGATTCATCTGCGCCAGGCCAAACTCCTGCCGGATATCGACCGCGCGGAGCTGGCGGTCAGGTTCGGGTTAAGCGAGTACGGGGAAAGCACCAGGTTGCGCTTGACCGTCCGTTTTCAAGAAAAGCTCGTGGTCGAGCAGGAGGTGACCGCCGGGAAGACCTTTGGATACTTCAACGACCTGTATCCCTTGGCCGAGCAGACGGTGAAGATCGCCATTCCCGGAGCGCGGCTCTGGTCGCCGGAGACTCCGGATCTGTATGATCTGGAGATCCAGGTGCTGGAGGCGGGGCTGCCGGTGGACACGGTGCAAACCTATTTCGGCATGCGCAAGGTGGCGACGGAGAACGGGCGGGTCTACCTGAATAACAAGCCTTACTATCTGCGGATGGTGCTGGATCAGGGGATCTGGGCGGACGGGATCTATACGCCGCGGACGGTGGAGGAGATCCGGCAGGACGTGGCGATGACCAAGGCGTTCGGTTTTAACGGCGCCCGGAAACACCAAAAGATCGAGGACCCCTACTATTACTATTTCTGCGACCGGCTGGGACTCCTGGTCTGGTCGGAGCTGCCGTCGTCCTACAGCTTTGACGAGCGGGCGGTCCGGACCGCGACGGCCGAGTGGCAGCAGGCGATCAGCCGGGACTACAATCACCCGTCCATCATGGCCTGGGTGCCGGTGAATGAGAGCTGGGGGACGGAGGGGTTATTCAACCCCGGGAACCCGGAGGTGTTCGGGCGGACTGTCGAATACCTGGAGACGATGTACCATCTGACCAAGGCGCTCGACGGCAGCCGGCTGGTGATCAGCAACGACGGTTGGCACCAGGCCACCACCGACCTGCTCACGATCCATGACTACAGCCAGGACGCCGGGGAGCTGGCCGAACATTACCGGGCATTCAAGGCGGACCGCCATGCCGCGAGTTTCCTGCCGGGGTTGCCCATTATTCTGCCGGGCTATGCCTACCGGGGGCAGCCGATCCTCATCACCGAGTTCGGCGGGGTGAAAACGGCCGAACAAGGGGATTTCGGATGGGGCTATGGCGAGGCGGTGCCCACCTACGCCGCAATGGGGGAACGGATTGGAACATTAATCCGCACCATCCTTGCAGAGGCTGAAATTTGCGGTTTTTGCTACACTCAGTTGACAGACACGGAACAAGAAGTGAATGGCTTGATGAATGCGCAACGCGTTCCCAAACTTGACCCTAACAAGTTCAGGGAGATATTCAGCGCAAAGTAAGGAGGTGCGGAAAAGTGAACGACCGGTCCGATGTCAATACCAGTTGAAAAGGGAATCGGAAAGGGCTGGGAACGCTGCGGTCAGCGGACCGGAGCGGCCGCAAAGCCCGGAAAAGCAAGGGAAAGCCCAGCGGGTTTTGTCCCACGGCTTTTAATTGCTAATTATTATAATACGAAAGGGAGGAAAGTACAATGAAGAAATCGTTGATCGTGGCGGCCCTGCTCTGCGCCATGGCCTTGTTGTTGGCGCCTCAGACTTTCGCAACCACCAAGCTGGTGTATTGGGATCTTTTCAGCGGCGGCGACGCCGACTTCATGACGGCGATGGTGAAGGAGTTCAACCGGACCCATCCCGATATCTTCGTGGACGAAGTTCCGAACAAGTGGGACGATTATTACAATCATCTGCTGACCGCCCTGGTCGCCAAGAAGGGGCCGGACGTCTGCATCATCCATACCAGCAACCTGCCGGCCTTTGCCTCCAAGAAGGTATTGCTGCCTTTGGACGGGCCGATCGCCAAGTATAACTTCCCGGCGAAGGACTTCGGCGCGAAGCTCTGGAATGGCGGCAAATATCAGGGCAAGCAAGTGGCGATCCCCCTCGATGTCCATCCCTTTATCCTGTACTACAACAAGGAACTGCTGGCCAGGGCCGGCTTCATGAAGGACGACAAGCCGCAGATCCCGGCCAATCCCGAGGAATTTGCGAGCTTTTTGAAGACCATCCGGGCCAAGACCGGCAAGTTCCCCTTGACCTTGGAGACCAACGGCTTCGGCGGCTACCGCTCCTGGTACAGCTTGCTGAATCAGGCCGGCGGCAGCCTGATGAGCGCCAACGGCAAGAAGATGACCGTGAACAGCGAAACCGCCCTGAAGACCCTGACCTGGTGGACCAATCTGCTGAAGGAGAACGGCATCAACTCCATGAATTACGACGAGTCCGTCGCGCTCTTTTCGCAAGGACAGTCCGCCCTGCACATCAACGGCGTCTGGGTGACCGGCGGTTTTGAAAAGCAGAACGGCCTGAAATTCGGGGCGATGCCTTTCCCCAATCTTTTCGGCAGCAAGGACGCCTGGGGCAATTCCCACAACTTCGTCATCCCCAATCCGGCCAAGGCCGATCCCAACCGGATCAAGGCCACCCTCACCTTTATCGACTGGATGACCGCCAACAGCGACAAATGGGCTTTAGCGGGCCATATTCCGCCGCGCTATTCGGTATTGCAGGGCGAGAAGTACAAGAGCATGCCCTACCGGCCCGGCTATGCCGCGCAGATGGAGAGTATCGCCTATTTGCCTTCGAACGTCCATATGTTGGAGATCGAGCAATTCATGGCCGATGAGATCGCCGCGGCCTACTCGGGAGCGAAGACTCCCGCACAGGCGCTGGCCACCATCGAACAGAAGTCCAACCGGGTTCTGAAGTAAGTTCAGCGGGGACGCCCCGGGCTCATCCGGGCCCGGGGCGTTCTTTCGGAGGAGGCTACGGCATGAATGGGGCTTACGGGCGAAGCCGGCGCTTCGCCTGGCTTGAGAAAGACAATGTGATCGGCTATGTTTTTTTGGCGCCGTTTTTGATATTTTTGTTTCTCTTCATGATCCTGCCGATATTTCAAGGCTTGTACATGAGCTTTTTTGACTGGAACGCCCTGACCCCGCCGGCCTTCGTGGGGCTGGGCAATTTTCAAACCATGTTCGGGGAGGTCGATTTCTGGTCTTCGTTGTGGCATACGGTTTATTTCGTGATCATCAGCACGCTCCCCCTGGTCGGGCTGGGCCTGGCGATCGCCCTGGGGCTGAATCGATCGTTCCGGGGAAAGACCATCGCGCGGGGCCTGTTCTTTTTCCCCTACTTATTGACCGTCTCGGTGGTGGCGACCATCTGGCGCTGGGTACTCCAGGAGCATTTCGGCCTGCTCAATTATTATCTGGGCAAGCTCGGCGCGGCCTCGCTGAAATGGCTCGGCGATCCCAATCTGGCGATGATCTCGATCGCCCTGGCCACCCTGTGGTGGACGGTCGGCTTTAATGTGGTGGTTTTTCTCGCCGCTTTGCAGGAGATCCCGGAGCAGCTGTATGAAGCCGCCCGGATCGACGGCGCCACGCCGTGGCAGTTATTCCGCCACATCACGCTCCCCCAGTTGCAGACCAGCCTGACCTTTGTATTCATCACCCAGATCATCGCCTCGTTTCAGGTCTTCGGCCAGGTGAATGTGATGACGGGCGGCGGACCGTTCGGTTCCACCCGGACACTGGTGCAGTACATCTACGAACAAGGCTTTAAGTATCTCAAGATGGGTTACGCCTCGGCTGTGGCCTATCTCCTGTTCGCCATCATGTTTGTCTGCACGGCGCTGCAGTGGAAGCTGTTTTCAAACGACAATGACGAATGAGGAGTGAGGGAAGAGCCAATGATCAATGACAATTTGTTGCGGCGCTCTGCGGGACGCCACGGCTGGAAAGGCCTCATTTTCCTGGCCTTCTTGTGGCTCGCGGCGCTGCTGTGGATTCTGCCGGTGCTGTGGATGATCTCCACCTCATTAAAGCCCGAGACCATGGTGATGACCCTGGTGCCCCAGTGGATCCCGCCGGTGGTGACCCTGGAAAACTATGTCCGCGCCTTGCAGAAGGCCCCGATCATGCTATGGTTCTACAACAGCTCGGTGATGGCGGTCTGCGGCACGCTGCTGGTCCTGCTGGTGGACGCGATGGCCGCCTATTCGTTCGCGCGGATCCGTTTCGCCGGGAGTAAGCTGTTATTTATCATTACCTTATGCACCATGATGGTTCCTTCGCAGGTGACCCTGATCCCCTTGTATCTGCTCTTTAACCGGTTCAATCTGCTGAATACGTTTTGGGTCGTGATTCTGCCCCGGGCCTCCGCCGCCATCGGCGTCTTTATGCTGCGCCAGTTCTTCCTGGGCGTTCCGGTGGAGCTGGAGGACGCGGTCCGGATCGACGGCTGCTCGCGCTATGGCATCTTCTGGCGGATCATTCTGCCGCTGGCCCGGCCGGCCCTGGCGGCCCTGGGCATCTTCACCTTTGTCTGGTCCTGGAACGACTATCTGTGGCCGCTGATCACCCTGTCGTCCAAGGAGATGTACACCCTGCCCATTGGCATCGCCACACTGGTCGGGTATTTTGCCCGGGATTACGGCATGCTGATGGCCGGCGCGATCATCGCCTCGATCCCGACCCTGATCGTCTTCCTCTTCTTCCAGCGTGAATTCATCCAGGGGATTACCACCAGCGGGCTGAAGGGATAGGAATAAGGCGATCCCTGAAAGACGAAAGAGGAATGTTTCAAAGCCAAGCCGATAGCGGATATCGGCTTGGCTTTCATATTGTGGAAACAGAGGGGAAACGCCATCATGGCTATTCTCCGCCTTCTCAGAGAAGGTGATGTCATCCCGCGAAAAACTCAGTTTTTCAAAAATTTTGAAAAAATCCCTTTATGATATAGGTTGCAGAACCTGTTGACAGTTATTTTGGCATCGCATAAAATGATAGGGAAGGCCCCACTTTCATGGAAATTCCTCACAGGGAATTCGCGCCGCCGATTGAAAGCGCGATAGGAAGAGTAGTAAGCGGGGGAACGCTTCATGATCATCCCGGAAATTGAATACGAAAGCGGATGCGGTTTCTTTCGCGTCAATTCGGGTGGCACCGCGGGCAAAATAAATGCTCGTCCCGGAAATTAGACTGATCATAATTTCCGGGACGAGCATTTTTGTTTTAGGGGGTCTACCGATGCTAAGGACACATCACTGCAATGAACTCCGGGACGAGCATACCGGAATGGAAGCTACCCTGGCCGGCTGGGTCGACACGATTCGCGATCACGGCAGCGTGAAGTTTTTGGACCTGCGCGATCAGCACGGCGTCACCCAGATCGTGTTTCATGACGACGCCATGCTCGAAGGGATCAACCGTGAGACGGTCATCGCGGTAACGGGAGTGGTACGCGCGAGGGATGCTGAAAACGTCAATCCCAAGCTGGGCACCGGCGGGATCGAACTGCATGCCGAGGGCATCACGGTGCTGGGCGCCTGCCGCAAAGGATTGCCGTTTGAAATCCGGGACTCGGTCGCGACGCGCGAGGAAGTCCGTTTGAAATACCGTTTCTTGGACTTGCGAAACCCGGCGCTCCACCAGAATATCGTACTGCGTTCGAAAGTAATCAGTTTTTTACGAAAACGCATGGAGGAACTGGGATTCCTCGAGATTCAGACGCCGATTCTGACGGCGTCTTCGCCGGAAGGAGCCCGGGATTACCTGGTTCCGAGCCGGAAGTTTAAAGGCAAGTTCTACGCGTTGCCCCAGGCGCCGCAGCAGTTCAAGCAGATGCTGATGGTATCCGGCTTCGAGAAGTATTTCCAGATCGCGCCCTGCTTCCGCGATGAAGATGCCCGCTGCGACCGCTCGCCGGGCGAATTTTATCAACTCGATTTTGAAATGGCCTTCGCGGAGCAGGAAGATGTTCTGAATGTGGCCGAAACCGTTTTATACGAAGTATTCACCAAATTCTCGGATTACGCTGTGTCGCCCGCGCCTTTCCGGCGCATCACCTATCATGACGCAATCATGCAATATGGCAGCGACAAACCCGACCTGCGCAACCCGTTGCTCATCCGGGACCTGACCGAATTTTTTGCCCACGTTGATATCAAGGCCTTTCAAAACAAACCGGTGCGCGGGATCGTGGCGGACTGCGCGGGCCGTCCGCGCAGCTTTTTTGACAATTCACTCCAATACGCGCTCAGTATCGGAATGAAGGGTCTCGGTTACCTCACGCTCGCCGAGGGCGATTTTAAAGGGCCGCTGGCAAAATTCCTGTCACCCGCTGAGAAAGAGCAACTGATCACCCTTTGCGCTATGCAAGAAGGCCAAACGCTCTTCTTGATCAGCGACCGGCCGGATCTCGTCAATAAGCTGGCCGGGCAGATCAGGGGCTGGCTGGGGGAAAACCTCGGGCTGATCGCTAAAAACGCCTTCGAATTCTGTTTTGTCATTGATTTTCCGATGTACGAGCGTAATCCGGAGACCCATAAGATTGACTTTACCCACAACCCCTTCTCCATGCCCCAAGGGGGCTTGGAGGCCCTGGAGACCCAGGATCCGCTCCGGATTTTGGCGTATCAATACGATGTCGTCTGCAACGGGATTGAACTTTCGTCCGGCGCGGTGCGTAACCATTCGCCGGAGATTATGAAAAAGGCGTTTCAGATCGCCGGATACTCCGAAGCGGAGCTGGAAAAGAGGTTCGGCGCGCTGTATACGGCGTTCCAGTACGGAGCGCCTCCGCATGCGGGAATGGCGCCGGGTATCGACCGCATCGTCATGCTGCTGGCCGGCGAGGAAGCGATCCGCGATGTGATCGCCTTCCCGTTAAACGGCAATGCCCAGGACCTGCTGATGGGAGCGCCGTCCGAAGTCTCGGAGCACCAGCTGATCGAGGCGAATATCAAGATTCGCTAGTATCGGATGGGGGACTCGCGCTTCGGATAGGCGGATTTGCGAAAGTTCCGCGAACTTATCTTGGATGGATTGTAGCCAAGCTGATCGAGATGATTCGGCTTGGCTTTATTTCTGCGGGATGGGAGCCGGCATGTATTGCCCGGGCCGGGAAGGGTAAAGGATTGGAAGGAAGCGAAGAAGCATCCTCACTCTTGGCTCTCTCCGAATCGGAGAGAGTAACCACCATTCTTTGAGGCAAAAGCATTCGGGTTTTAGAAGCGTTGTGATAAACCCCGTCCGAAGGTCGGGGTGTTCACAAAAGCTCAGAAAAGCAAGTGATAAAGTCGTTTGATATCTTTTGCAAGGCAATTGCCGATTCGAAAGACTTTATCACATGGCTTTTAGACGGCGAAGAATGCCAGAGAGAGGAGGTCTCCTTCATCAAGGCCCTGTCCACTCCCGCCGCGCGACAAAAAAGGAAAAGTAAGTTATAATGGAGACATAAGGCACGCCGGGCAATCCGGCGGGTTGGTGACGGAAGACGAGCGGAGGAGTTGAAACGAGATGAAAATCGGATGTTGCGCCAATTTACAAGCTGACCCGGACGGCCCGGGAATGGCGGCCATCGAAATCATTGCCGAAGCGGGCTTTGACTATATTGAGCTCCCCTTGGCCAAGCTGATGACCTTTGCGGAGGCGGAGTTCCACCAACTCCAAGAGCGCATTCGGGCGGCGGGGATCCGCTGCGAGGCTTGCTGCAATTTCTTCCCGCCCGACCTCAAGCTGACCGGGGATGGAGTGCAGGCGGACCGGATCGTCGCCTATTACGAGGCGGCCTTGGAACGCGTTCACCAACTGGGGGCGGAGATCGTCGTTTTCGGCAGCGCCGGGGCCCGGAACGTCCCGGAGGGTTTCGGGAAAGAGCGGGCTTGGAACCAGCTGGTCGAGTTACTGCGGGACATGGACCCGGTGGCCCGGCAATACGGGATCACCATTGTCATCGAGCCGCTGAACCGGAAGGAAAGCAACATTGTCAATTCGGTCGCCGAGGGTTTGCAACTGGCCAACGCGGTCCAGCGCGACAATATCCAGCTGCTGGTGGATTATTACCACTTGAGCCTGGAGAATGAGGACCCGGCCGACATCGTGACCGCCGGCGCCGCCATCCGCCATGCGCATCTGGCCGAACCGGAGGGCAGAGCATTTCCCAAGGCACAATCGCGGGCCGCTTATGCCGCGTTTATCGAAGCGTTGCGGCAGATCCGTTATTCCGGGCGGCTCAGTATCGAGGCCTCCACCGACGACCTGCGGCGCGACGCCAAGGCGGGTTTGGCTTTTTTAAAGGAGCTGACGCTTCCTTTGACGGAGCATTAGGATTTTGAATTGAGTTATGATTCTTATTATAGCGAACGGCATGTTATGAATAGAGTTTGGGAAGTCATAAAGCATCTAAATATCCAAGTGGAATGAACTGAAAGTGGGAACATGCAAACTGAATAGGCTAGGGTCTAAACTGGTCTTAGTTTAAGCTCCGTAAGGTGACAGGCTCATAAAAACCTGTAAGCGGGAAGGCATGTTTGGAAGCGACACAACTATATCTGTGAGAAGACTGTGAAATAAGCCTTCTGCACTTCCTGCAATAAGACTCCGGCCGACCGGTTAATTGCTGGCAAAGGTCCGTCCCGTGGCGCTACGGCACGCGGCGCTCCATTGCGGCATGCGGTGAGGTTCGCAAGACTGATCCGGTTGATTTCGTTCATACTCGTTTGCTTATTAATAGGAAAAGATTGACAACGGGATCGACCGGTGTTATAATTTAGAAAATTTGAAAGGTGTGTGTGGATGTCGGTTCTGTCTGTTATGGTGGTTCTCAACTAAATTGTTGAAAAAGGTGCGGCGATGACGGGGTATAACCCCTTTTTTACGTTGCCCTTTTGCAAACCATACCTGACAGACTGCTTCAAGTCATCCAAAATAATGGGTGCGTGGCAAGGCATGCTTGTCGCGCATTTTTTATGGATTGATTATTTCGCCCGCGGGGAGCATTCTGCACTTTACAGGTGTGGTAGGTCTTGGCGGGCATTTTATTTTTTTAGAAGGAGAGGAGATTATGGAAATGGCTATTACAATTCGTCCCGAAAACGAAAGCGATTATCAAGCGGTTGAAAACTTGACCAGGGAAGCTTTTTGGGATCTCTACCAGCCAGGCTGCGTCGAGCATCTGCTCGCCCACAAGCTCCGGAAGGTTCAGGCTTTTCTTGCCGAACTGGATTATGTTGCCGAACGGGATCACCAGATCGTCGGGAACATCATGTATTCCAAGGCGAAAATTAGCGATGAAAACGGCAATGCGCACGAGGTGATTACCTTTGGCCCATTAAGCGTTTTGCCGTCCCATCAGAAAGAGGGTGTCGGTTCCGCACTGATCCATCATACCAAAAAACTGGCGGCGGAGATGGGTATAAGGCGATCGTGATTTTCGGGAATCCGGCCTATTATCACCGGTTTGGATTTGTAAACGCAGCAAAGTTCAAAATAACCACCGGTGACGGGGAAAACTTCGAAGCGTTTATGGCACTGGAGCTGTACGAAGGGGCCCTTGAGGGGATTGCCGGAAAATTTCATGAAGATCCGGTTTTTCAAGTCGATCCGGTGGAATTGGCGGCTTTCGAAGCGAAATTTCCCTACAAAGAAAAACACGTTACCGATACGCAGCTTAAGTAGAAGTTTTGAATTTGAGATCCGCTCGAACCTCTGCGGATAAGCAATCGGGTTAAGGAGCTGAATGAGCTCATTTTGCGAGTGACGGATCTCTTTTGGTGACTGAAGGAGCTCATTCAGTCGCTCAATAAGCTCTTTTTGTGAATAAACGAGCTCATTTTGTGAATGAATGAGCTCTTTCAGTCGTTGAACAAGCTCATTTTGTGAATAAATGAGCTCTTTTTGTGAATAAGTGTTCTATTCCTGTGGATAAACGGGACCATTGAATGGGGTTAATGAATTTTGGCTGTGGATAAGTCGGGGAAGGGCAGCTAAAGTTGGGTAAAGTCAGGGCCGGGCTTTCAACCTTTGGGACAGTTTGCCTCCAAAAGACAAATTGCCATGAATTGGAGGTTGAAATCGGGAGCTTCCTTGGAATCTATCAACCGGTGGAATCCATGATTTGTTTTTTAACTTAGTTTTTTTCTCGGTTCTTCGTGAAATTTCCAGTAGGACTGTCCGGTTTGAATGAAATATGCCACTGAATTCAGAAATGGGAGTTGGGATGCTTCCCTAAGCTGTTCAACCCTTCTTCTCCCCCAACCTCGGGAAACGATCGTTTCAACTGCACCAATAACCAAGTCTTCACATCTTGGTCTCCCTCATGCCATATCTTCAGAATATGCTCCAGATAAACCATGACCTCTTGAGGGAGCGCCGTATTTTCCCGGCTCATGTTATTCACGGCGATATACGATTGCGCCTCCGCAAATTCGGGATCTTTCAAAAGATTGATAAAGGCTTCGGCGACTGCCT
It encodes the following:
- a CDS encoding glycoside hydrolase family 2 protein, with protein sequence MEVPRNEYPRPDWVRREWLSLNGEWSFAFDDRDQGLSQGWMKQSEHFDKRIVVPFPFQSSLSGIGDPAPHPVIWYRRSFQTPADWSGRRVLLHFGAVDYQAAVWVNGQFAGSHEGGYVPFALDITGLLGEGENRLTLRVADDERPNQPRGKQSAKLDRWGCWYTRVSGIWQPVWLEPVHRIHLRQAKLLPDIDRAELAVRFGLSEYGESTRLRLTVRFQEKLVVEQEVTAGKTFGYFNDLYPLAEQTVKIAIPGARLWSPETPDLYDLEIQVLEAGLPVDTVQTYFGMRKVATENGRVYLNNKPYYLRMVLDQGIWADGIYTPRTVEEIRQDVAMTKAFGFNGARKHQKIEDPYYYYFCDRLGLLVWSELPSSYSFDERAVRTATAEWQQAISRDYNHPSIMAWVPVNESWGTEGLFNPGNPEVFGRTVEYLETMYHLTKALDGSRLVISNDGWHQATTDLLTIHDYSQDAGELAEHYRAFKADRHAASFLPGLPIILPGYAYRGQPILITEFGGVKTAEQGDFGWGYGEAVPTYAAMGERIGTLIRTILAEAEICGFCYTQLTDTEQEVNGLMNAQRVPKLDPNKFREIFSAK
- a CDS encoding ABC transporter substrate-binding protein, producing MKKSLIVAALLCAMALLLAPQTFATTKLVYWDLFSGGDADFMTAMVKEFNRTHPDIFVDEVPNKWDDYYNHLLTALVAKKGPDVCIIHTSNLPAFASKKVLLPLDGPIAKYNFPAKDFGAKLWNGGKYQGKQVAIPLDVHPFILYYNKELLARAGFMKDDKPQIPANPEEFASFLKTIRAKTGKFPLTLETNGFGGYRSWYSLLNQAGGSLMSANGKKMTVNSETALKTLTWWTNLLKENGINSMNYDESVALFSQGQSALHINGVWVTGGFEKQNGLKFGAMPFPNLFGSKDAWGNSHNFVIPNPAKADPNRIKATLTFIDWMTANSDKWALAGHIPPRYSVLQGEKYKSMPYRPGYAAQMESIAYLPSNVHMLEIEQFMADEIAAAYSGAKTPAQALATIEQKSNRVLK
- a CDS encoding carbohydrate ABC transporter permease, coding for MNGAYGRSRRFAWLEKDNVIGYVFLAPFLIFLFLFMILPIFQGLYMSFFDWNALTPPAFVGLGNFQTMFGEVDFWSSLWHTVYFVIISTLPLVGLGLAIALGLNRSFRGKTIARGLFFFPYLLTVSVVATIWRWVLQEHFGLLNYYLGKLGAASLKWLGDPNLAMISIALATLWWTVGFNVVVFLAALQEIPEQLYEAARIDGATPWQLFRHITLPQLQTSLTFVFITQIIASFQVFGQVNVMTGGGPFGSTRTLVQYIYEQGFKYLKMGYASAVAYLLFAIMFVCTALQWKLFSNDNDE
- a CDS encoding carbohydrate ABC transporter permease; translation: MINDNLLRRSAGRHGWKGLIFLAFLWLAALLWILPVLWMISTSLKPETMVMTLVPQWIPPVVTLENYVRALQKAPIMLWFYNSSVMAVCGTLLVLLVDAMAAYSFARIRFAGSKLLFIITLCTMMVPSQVTLIPLYLLFNRFNLLNTFWVVILPRASAAIGVFMLRQFFLGVPVELEDAVRIDGCSRYGIFWRIILPLARPALAALGIFTFVWSWNDYLWPLITLSSKEMYTLPIGIATLVGYFARDYGMLMAGAIIASIPTLIVFLFFQREFIQGITTSGLKG
- the aspS gene encoding aspartate--tRNA ligase, which produces MLRTHHCNELRDEHTGMEATLAGWVDTIRDHGSVKFLDLRDQHGVTQIVFHDDAMLEGINRETVIAVTGVVRARDAENVNPKLGTGGIELHAEGITVLGACRKGLPFEIRDSVATREEVRLKYRFLDLRNPALHQNIVLRSKVISFLRKRMEELGFLEIQTPILTASSPEGARDYLVPSRKFKGKFYALPQAPQQFKQMLMVSGFEKYFQIAPCFRDEDARCDRSPGEFYQLDFEMAFAEQEDVLNVAETVLYEVFTKFSDYAVSPAPFRRITYHDAIMQYGSDKPDLRNPLLIRDLTEFFAHVDIKAFQNKPVRGIVADCAGRPRSFFDNSLQYALSIGMKGLGYLTLAEGDFKGPLAKFLSPAEKEQLITLCAMQEGQTLFLISDRPDLVNKLAGQIRGWLGENLGLIAKNAFEFCFVIDFPMYERNPETHKIDFTHNPFSMPQGGLEALETQDPLRILAYQYDVVCNGIELSSGAVRNHSPEIMKKAFQIAGYSEAELEKRFGALYTAFQYGAPPHAGMAPGIDRIVMLLAGEEAIRDVIAFPLNGNAQDLLMGAPSEVSEHQLIEANIKIR
- a CDS encoding sugar phosphate isomerase/epimerase family protein yields the protein MKIGCCANLQADPDGPGMAAIEIIAEAGFDYIELPLAKLMTFAEAEFHQLQERIRAAGIRCEACCNFFPPDLKLTGDGVQADRIVAYYEAALERVHQLGAEIVVFGSAGARNVPEGFGKERAWNQLVELLRDMDPVARQYGITIVIEPLNRKESNIVNSVAEGLQLANAVQRDNIQLLVDYYHLSLENEDPADIVTAGAAIRHAHLAEPEGRAFPKAQSRAAYAAFIEALRQIRYSGRLSIEASTDDLRRDAKAGLAFLKELTLPLTEH
- a CDS encoding N-acetyltransferase, which gives rise to MSRIFYGLIISPAGSILHFTGVVGLGGHFIFLEGEEIMEMAITIRPENESDYQAVENLTREAFWDLYQPGCVEHLLAHKLRKVQAFLAELDYVAERDHQIVGNIMYSKAKISDENGNAHEVITFGPLSVLPSHQKEGVGSALIHHTKKLAAEMGIRRS
- a CDS encoding helix-turn-helix domain-containing protein, encoding MHNNFVGLRVQQFREHFKLSRKELHQEIGMSLANISRIEAGKLEPSEAFLNALIVRFAANPDWIKTGQGEMLASPADYLAKGMRLLGAKAVAEAFINLLKDPEFAEAQSYIAVNNMSRENTALPQEVMVYLEHILKIWHEGDQDVKTWLLVQLKRSFPEVGGEEGLNSLGKHPNSHF